One genomic segment of Fibrobacter sp. UWH4 includes these proteins:
- a CDS encoding metallophosphoesterase: MNCRTLYIGDVHGCADELERIVEAFGFVRGKDTLYQTGDVINKGPDMMRALRFVQDNGILTVRGNHEEHLIRAMELPESGWTEKQRARFAKLPMEEWTYIVSVVKQWPLWRDTPHALLVHAGLEPGKARLEDMDPEVLLSVRFWNDRPWFEQIKWNKTVVFGHWAKMGFVNRPGFIGLDAGCVYGKKLMAWCPEEDRFYEVPAAREYTPVKDKAKTAIDAPCLVPGDKLPEKEQPKTFEEIKQKIASGDIALADDSEQTRKIRKASPSIAAEWAGYP; the protein is encoded by the coding sequence ATGAACTGTAGAACATTATACATCGGTGATGTGCATGGATGTGCCGACGAACTCGAACGCATCGTAGAGGCTTTTGGCTTTGTGCGCGGAAAGGATACGCTGTACCAGACGGGCGATGTCATTAACAAGGGCCCCGACATGATGCGCGCGCTTCGGTTCGTGCAGGATAACGGAATCTTGACGGTGCGCGGAAACCATGAAGAGCACCTGATACGCGCGATGGAGCTTCCCGAGAGTGGCTGGACCGAAAAGCAGCGAGCGCGTTTTGCGAAACTTCCGATGGAAGAATGGACCTATATTGTATCGGTTGTCAAGCAGTGGCCTTTGTGGCGTGATACGCCCCATGCACTGCTCGTGCATGCCGGGCTTGAGCCCGGAAAGGCCCGACTAGAGGACATGGACCCGGAAGTTCTTTTATCTGTAAGGTTCTGGAACGATCGTCCGTGGTTTGAACAAATTAAATGGAATAAAACGGTTGTTTTCGGGCATTGGGCGAAGATGGGTTTTGTCAACCGTCCGGGATTTATCGGTCTCGATGCAGGCTGCGTTTACGGCAAAAAGCTGATGGCGTGGTGCCCCGAGGAAGACCGTTTCTACGAGGTCCCGGCAGCCCGTGAGTATACGCCTGTGAAGGACAAGGCGAAAACGGCGATCGATGCTCCCTGTTTGGTACCTGGTGACAAACTTCCGGAAAAGGAACAGCCGAAAACTTTTGAAGAAATCAAACAAAAAATTGCCAGCGGCGATATAGCCCTGGCAGATGACAGTGAACAGACCCGAAAAATCCGCAAGGCGTCTCCGAGTATTGCCGCTGAATGGGCTGGATATCCTTGA
- a CDS encoding pseudouridine synthase gives MRINKFISLCGIASRRAADALIEEGRVQVNGDVIKDLGHQVDENADNVVVDGKPAKLPRKTTTIMFHKPAGCVCTKTDPQGRRTVYDYLPPAYQSLKYVGRLDLQSRGLLLFTDDGELLHRLTHPSYEIPRSYYVWTDRPLSEHAAQKLVDGVDIREEGAEEEEIAFATDIYLEKGFAELVLVEGKNREIRRMMRAVGYEIRDLKRVSYCKLTLGELPAGEFRELTADELNKIRQAVHIK, from the coding sequence ATGCGTATCAATAAATTCATCTCTCTCTGTGGAATTGCGAGCCGTCGCGCGGCCGACGCCTTGATTGAAGAAGGCCGCGTGCAAGTGAACGGCGACGTGATTAAGGACTTGGGCCACCAGGTCGACGAGAACGCCGACAACGTTGTTGTCGACGGCAAGCCTGCCAAGCTCCCGCGCAAGACGACGACCATTATGTTCCATAAGCCGGCCGGTTGCGTGTGTACCAAGACCGACCCGCAAGGTCGTCGCACGGTTTATGACTACTTGCCTCCGGCCTACCAGAGCCTGAAGTATGTGGGACGCCTTGACCTGCAGAGCCGCGGGTTGCTGCTGTTTACCGATGATGGTGAATTGTTGCATAGGCTCACGCATCCGAGCTATGAAATTCCACGCAGCTACTACGTGTGGACGGATCGCCCGTTATCGGAGCATGCCGCCCAAAAACTGGTGGATGGCGTCGACATCCGTGAAGAAGGGGCCGAAGAAGAGGAAATCGCCTTCGCGACGGATATCTATCTGGAAAAGGGCTTTGCGGAACTGGTACTTGTCGAAGGCAAGAACCGTGAAATCCGCCGCATGATGCGTGCCGTGGGTTACGAAATCCGAGACCTCAAGCGTGTGAGCTATTGCAAGCTGACTTTGGGAGAATTGCCTGCCGGTGAATTCCGCGAACTGACTGCCGACGAACTCAACAAAATCCGACAGGCGGTGCACATTAAATAG
- a CDS encoding pyridoxine 5'-phosphate synthase has product MTVKLGFNVDHIATIREARKICEPDPIAAAVLAELAGAEGITMHLREDKQHIQDRDVQLLRRTVTTKMNLEICPAQEMVQVAINNQPDTVTLVPEIHTELSTEDGLNVAAKVADLAKPVMTLKNNDIAVGVFIDAETEQVKAAKKIGADFVEFNTGKYATSCALGSNEEVEREISALEDMTVLARKYGLKVKAGRGLNYRNVAPIATIEGIDELVIGHSIVSKSVMVGIDRAVRDMLEIIRR; this is encoded by the coding sequence ATGACCGTAAAACTTGGATTTAATGTTGACCATATCGCCACCATCCGCGAAGCCCGCAAAATTTGCGAACCGGATCCCATCGCGGCCGCCGTACTCGCCGAACTCGCCGGAGCGGAAGGCATCACCATGCACTTGCGCGAAGACAAACAGCACATCCAGGATCGCGACGTCCAGCTTTTGCGCCGCACGGTCACGACCAAGATGAACCTGGAAATCTGCCCCGCACAGGAAATGGTCCAGGTCGCCATCAACAACCAGCCGGACACCGTGACCCTCGTCCCCGAAATTCACACGGAACTTTCCACCGAAGACGGCCTGAATGTCGCCGCCAAGGTGGCAGACCTCGCCAAGCCCGTCATGACGCTCAAGAACAACGACATTGCCGTAGGCGTGTTCATTGACGCCGAAACGGAACAGGTCAAGGCCGCCAAGAAAATCGGAGCAGACTTCGTGGAATTCAACACGGGCAAATACGCCACCAGCTGCGCCCTCGGCAGCAACGAAGAAGTGGAACGCGAAATTTCCGCTCTCGAAGACATGACCGTTCTCGCCCGCAAATACGGCTTGAAGGTCAAGGCAGGACGCGGCCTGAATTACAGGAATGTCGCCCCCATCGCTACGATCGAAGGTATCGACGAACTCGTCATCGGTCACAGCATCGTGAGCAAGTCTGTCATGGTAGGCATCGACCGTGCCGTACGCGACATGCTTGAAATCATCAGGCGTTAA